The Oncorhynchus kisutch isolate 150728-3 linkage group LG8, Okis_V2, whole genome shotgun sequence DNA segment ttccacacctgtcaggtggatggattatcttggcaaaggagaaatgttaagaaatttgtgcacaaaagttgagagaaataatctgtttgtGCATAATGGAAAATtgtctgggatctttaatttcagctcatgaaacataggaacAACACGGTACAAactgcatttatattttggttcagtatagtcagtagctattggttaactatttaacattCTGCATTGGCAGTTTATCTGTACTTATCTACCTTATCTAAATGAAATAAAATGTGACTCGAGTATGGCGCCCTCTAGTGGCAGGTTGTCTCACTAGATGCCAAATTAAAAAGCCTGAACACTATCCCACCCAGTTCGCCTTGCCAGGCCACTGACATGAATGTAAGCTATAACTTTCAGCTGTGTCCATTGTTTCCTGATTTGAAATACAGACCAGACTATTATGGAAATGTGCCTTTCTGTGGTGTCACTCTGACCACAAACTTTGTCCCGCCTTCACATCTTCTAGAAGGAACTACTGAATCCCTACACATTCACTTACCTATTGTTGAATCTAGCCTTTCCCCTTCACGTCGACAGTATATCTTGCCCACATCTTGCAGTTGAAAATTATTTAAAAACACGCACTTTATTAAACAACAAATGTTGCACTGACCCTCCAAAACTAACATTTTAAAAAGTGTTCCCATTCCAAACACATTTATTCACCCAGCCACAGGGACAAGCTCCCAGCAGCCAGACACCCAGCCACAGGGACAAGCTCCCAGCAGCCAGACACCCAGCCACAGGGACAAGCTCCCAGCAGCCAGACACCCAGCCACAGGGACAAGCTCCCAGCAGCCAGACACCCAGCCACAGGGACAAGCTCCCAGCAGCCAGACACCCAGCCACAGGGACAAGCTCCCAGCAGCCAGACACCCAGCCACAGGGACAAGCTCCCAGCAGCCAGCCACAGGGACAAGCTCCCAGCAGCCAGACACAGGGACAAGCTCCCAGCAGCCAGACACAGGGACAAGCTCCCAGCAGCCAGACACAGGGACAAGCTCCCAGCAGCCAGACACAGGGACAAGCTCCCAGCAGCCAGACACAGGGACAAGCTCGCAGCAGCCAGACACCCAGCCACAAGCTCCCAGCAGCCAGACACCCAGCCACAAGCTCTCAGCAGTCATTCACCCAACCACAGGGACAAGTTCACAGCAGCCAGACAATGGGACCAAATGGTTAGCCATCTTTATTATGAAACATTGGACTGAATCACACAGCGGTTATACcctactggcagacagacagctcagtgtAAGGTACCTGTTACATAGGACCACTGTCACTGTGAGGTAAATCAGTCTGTGTcaaaaaatggcaccctatttcctgtatagtgcactactatagaccagagccctattccctatatagcgcactactatagaccagcgccctactatagaccagagccctactatagaccagaaccctatataGCGCACTGCGTATGAACACAGCACCTAAGCGCCTTACAATTTGGCCAGaaccctataaagggaatagggtgccattttggactcaaCTTCAGTCCCCCGGTGTTGCCCCAATCAGGTCTGACCCTTCACTAAGACCTGGGGGGGCTGTTCTGTTCCAGTGGCTATATCAGCCACTGAGATATACATATATACGTGTGAGTTAGTCTCTCCGTGATGACAAATAAGATTTGGTTCACGGTGACAAGATTACATTTATGTAGAGAGAAAGGAGGTGGGGGTTCCGATTTTGAAATGTGTATGTGCCGTTTGACAATACAAGTGGGAGTGACGATGATGAGCGGACTGGATAACAGACTTACAGCAATTATGTGAGGAGTCAGAACTATTGTTTTAACTTCCACACTTTGTCTTGAGCATACTGCAGTGGGTGGGGTACACAGCCGACCTTATAAAACACAAAGAGGGAGATAACCAAAAGTATTTCAGAAGGAAGTCTCAGAATGCAAATGGAGAAAATATGTCCAATGCAAAGAGGGGCATCCTCATAAACAGAAAATAATGGAAACTGAAGTACATTGAGTATTCTTCCGTTTTCCAATCCTAAAAAAAAAGGCATTTTAGACCAGTGGGGAGAAAAACAGACAATTATCACCAGTCAATTACACTTGTAACTGATGACAATATTGGCTTATTAAATCGGTTGCCATTTTGTTTCTGTCTGCTCAGTGGACTGGCTTCAAACTGAGGGGGATGGACAACGGCTTGTTCCACAGAATACAGTGCAACTACAGAAGCAGAGAAGTCAGAAGGGAAAAACATTTCAGCACACACTTCCAGGGCCTAGCTAACGTTTCAGCACACACTTCCAGGGCCTAGCTAACGTTTCAGCACACACTTCCAGGGCCTAGCTAACGTTTCAGCACACACTTCCAGGGCCTAGCTAACGTTTCAGCACACACTTCCAGGGCCTAGCTAACGTTTCAGCACACACTTCCAGGGCCTAGCTAACGTTTCAGCACACACTTCCAGGGCCTAGCTAACGTTTCAGCACACACTTCCAGGGCCTAGCTAACGTTTCATTTTGGGGTGTGACAAGACCAAGGTGAGACAAGAAacagaaaataagaaaagcagaaCCACAACTTTTCATTCTGTCAGAAAAATCTCCTTCCCCAAATTAGTGCTACCACAAGAGGCATACGATACCCAAGCTGTGATTTCTTGTTTTTCCTCTTTTTAAACAAACAGCCAAACTAAAacattggatatttttttaatcatttccttctaccccccccccccaccctcattAGTTCACCATCTTTAACATGGAAGTGAACTaacccatttttttttttcattttaattTAAGAAAATAGTAGAAAGTTAGTAACGGCCTCGAACTATCACCATGAGGAAGAGAAACCTGTCTGATCCAGGGTCCTGTGTAAAGGGTAGGCTGTGTCGGCAGCCATGCGCTGAGGCTGCTAGGATGGCATGTATGTGTGAGggaagaatggaggagaggatgtgtggggagatggggaggagagagtgggggaaggtacagagagaaggaaggagaagacATACATTTGGTTGTGggggtgaggaagggagagagagagagggggctacacaCTGGTCAAGTAATCAGTCCATTGGTCTCCTTTCTCCATGTTTCTTTGTAAACTCTTCTGCGTTCCTAAAGAATTTTTTCCGGTCCTTTGAGTATTCTTCTGCTAAGTCTGCCCTCAGAGGGTGCTCTGGCTGGGGGTCGTTCACCAACGCAATCAGGGACTGAATTACTGCAGAATAGACAGGGAAAACAAACACATTACTACAAAATCAATTGCTACATTGAGAACCTGAAATGACTAGTGAAAGTGTTTAttttctagtggttagagggggaggcaggtagcccagtggttagagggggaatttgaaaataagaatttgttcttaactgacttgccaagttaaataaaggttaaaaaaataaaataataataacataagCATTGCAGGCATAATTTACATTCTAGGCAAATGAGAGGTGTTTAAGTCCTGACTTGACATGCATGTGCAAGTCAACTTTCAGGAAAATTCAGCACTGTTATATAATGTGTAAAAGTTCAAGCTAATGTTCCAGCACTCCCACCAGAAGGCTGACGCGCTCCCACCAGAGTGACTATGGGGAGACTGAGGCTCACCCACCTTGGTCTGTTTTGGTGGCTGGCTTCCAGTTCTCTGCACTGATAACAGGCAGACACACCTGTCCCTTCTCGTCGATGTTGGGGTGGTAGATCTTCGTCTTGAACGTGATCTTGGGGGGCTTGAAGGGGTACTCGGCAGGGAAGATTAATTCAATCCTGAACGCTCCCTTGTCATAAGGTGCGTTGTCCTGGAGGAGTAACGTGTAGAAAATAAACCATGGTTAGTTAGTGTGACAATGACCATATCCAAGGAGCAACCTGTATAACTGTGTAATGACATTCCATACATGTAATAGGTCCGTAACTACAACAGGGCTTCTGTGAACTTAATAGCCTTCACGAGAGAATTGTGATGCCATGAATTGACGATGATAAGGAATTTAAAAAACCACTTACAGGGACAATGAGACCTTGCCAGGTCAGTATGTTGGATTCATCGACTTGAATGTTTCGGAAGTTTTTCATTCCAGACTTGCGAATCTCTTCAAGTTCCTAAAAAGAGAGCGACATACAACATTATGGCCTGTAAAGCGACCCCCTCCAATAAGGAGAAGGAACATAAGTGTACTGTATAATCCTACTCTTAGGAAAGAGGTTAGGAGAACTTCCAATAAACTGTGGCTCCACATTCACTACAATAAGTCAAATGTCATTCAAGTCATTATGCCTGTGAGGCGAGGCATCAATGTCTGTGAATGACAGCAAATATGGCATTGACATGTCTTGTTGACGTAAACAAACCTGAAAACCAGAAAGCTTTTACTAATTCACGTTTTGTTTGGCCCACACAATTCAGTTTACCGAGTGTTTATTATTAGTTAGGTCTAGAAAAACGTTTCGGTTTCGTTTACTGCAGCCAAACCTTCACGATGACCTCCATGAGATAACTGCACCATGAGTTAATTTTCTACAAGAGCCATATGTGGCTGACTATCTAGTAGCGTAGGTAGACCTACAGAAAATGGCTATCCAACGTTACTATtagtgacaacaacaaaaaaactatcAATTACAACACTTGACTAAATGTACTACCACAACCATACGTGCGGTGATAGTAAATAGCATTTACTAGCTAACCACTTGCGGTTTCGTTTCTAAAAAGGAAAGCACTCAGGGTTGATAAAGTCGTTAACTACTAACATTAGCCGACTAGCAAGATAACTAGCTGAGGATACAGCAGTTAACGTGACTGTAGCTACAAGTCGCACTGATAATAAACCGGGCTGACTTGAAAACGTTACAGTAAAACAGTTGTGCGACTTGCTAATCCTCTAAACATTTTGGGACAATGAGATTTGTGTTTGTGACTCAGGTCACATTGTAAAGTGAAACGCCCTTTCTTggtttagctaggtggctaaactATTTTTCCCCTTCTGTACCCCGGAGATTGGTGTCAGTTCTAACTATTAGCGAGCAACATTACATACTGCGTTTCCCTGCTGTGATCCTCAATTTTGGCTTAAAAAAAACATGCCGGTGTTTCCAAACCAGGAGTGTATTAATTACGCCGATTCTGTGGCAAACCGTTCCGTCTGACGGTATGTTACAAAACGTTTTTGCAACTGAAACGATTCGCTCCAAACGTTTTTGCAACGAAAAAAAACAACGAGTTTCTATTGGATAGACtgaggtaggtccctccccgttttgtTCGCTATGTTTGGTTCTCAAACTGTTTTCGATGTAAGAGGTAAATGAATACACCCTATAGTTTGAGCTGGCTAACCTAACTAGCTAACGAAAGCCATCTAGTCAACGAAACAAGAGTGACTTCTCGCTTTTAGCGTGACATTATTTCAACGCACAACGTTACGGATACGCATCGTGGCGAAATCGTGGCAGCGTTGGGTTGAATAATGACTAAGCCCTTAGATAAACCATTCGGCTTAAATGTTGATAGATATGAAAATAGTGCGATCATGAGATTTACCTTGTGCAGTCTCCTGCTCGCCGCCATCTTGAATCTACTGTGGGTACCCAGAATACACTGCGGAGACAGGGCGGCTTGCTTTCGCAGTTCCAAAATAGCGACGCGTTCGAGCGGGTCATTTTTGTCAACTCGGCGACCATGGTTGGTCACCGCCTATTCAAAGTCTGTTGCATTATGCCAATATAAATTGTCCGACTTGCGCTTACATGAACTTTACAACAGCCATGTGATCAAAGGACATGAAGTTTCGACTGCAGTCGACATGCTCCTCAGCCGTTGCAATTTGCAGCAATCGCCTACATTGTGGGAAGCATTTGTCAATCAATCGTTAGTGTTATTGTTTGACAAACGCGACCAAATATGACTGAGACAGGAAGAAACGATATTCATGATTAAATTGGATATGTACAaattaatgtgatatttcaggctGTTGCTGCCCAATTGATAGCAATATACACACCTATATTTAAATGTGTGATTTGGGGATTGGAGACATGTTTATTTCGGCAATACAAAAAAACTACGTTTCTAAACAATGGCAACACTCCCATGTTGCACCGAGCCTTACAGTTGGAAAACCACATCAGTATCCGACTTTTTCCTGTAGCAGATGCACCTCCAGTTTGCATTTGGTTTCTTCAACCTTACCAAACACGCCCACTCCTTTCACTCCGCTTTGATACAACGTGATTTTCAAAGCAGGTTAAGAAAGCATTTTCGCTAACCTTAGCCTCAGTcgcctaacctgctgcgtaaaaaATCCTCCTATACTTCGGTATCGAAGTGGCGTAAAAATAGTGTTACCAGTTTCAAAAAGGCAATGGGCCGCCTTCCAAAGTGTGTTTCATTATGGCGATAATAATGGACAGACTTGCGTCTACCTGAACTTTACAAAAAAACGTGATCAAATGTCACTAAATTTTGACTGCAGTCAGAGGAAGAGGCGAAACTGCCCAAAATCTATCTTTTCCAGAGGtagcgttttttttttttgcacacaaAGCGAGGAGTTTCTTGAATGGAGGTCCATGAGTGTCGTATTTGGTATGGCTTGTTTAATCGAATAGAAGTTTCGTTATGCTTGTTACGAgtgtaacctaacgtagcaggcgtaaaataAACGCCTGAAATTAGATTccctacattttttaaatatatatatttttatttcacatttatttaaccaggtagaccagttgagaacaagttctcatttacaactgcgacctggccaagataaagcaaagcagttcgatacaaacaacaacacagagttacacatggagtaaaacaaacatacactcaataacacaatagaacgtGTGCAAATGAGTCAAGActagggagttaaggcaataaatgtgtttgttgaataaagtggcgaagtaattacaatttagcaattaaacactggagtgatagatgtgcctAAAATGACTGTACTGGTCTTGAAGAGAAGAAAAATAACAGGCCTCTTCTGCattgttcaaccaatccagtaaatgtagAGGAGTTTAAAATTAGGGTTGAATGCGGGAACCCCAGTTACCGAGATTTACCGCCCAAAACCCCTCCCTTTTCCCATGATAAATGTCTGTGAGAAACCAGTATATTATAATAAATCATTTATATGAACCGCATggtgtgaaatggaactgttaaattatatgcaatgtctaaatctgtcttctctacggcctctgcatgatgaatcatcaacgctcagggtggggacagacagcccatctcagtatggagcgcaGTCAACAATTAATTTATTTACCCAATAGAGCATATAGCTCAAATCAaaatttattggtcacatacacatggtcagcagatgttattgggagTGTCGctaaatgcttatgcttctagatccgacactgcagcagtatctaacacaacaaaaacctaatatctaacaaattccacaacaaaacctaatacataCAATCTattaaaggaatgggatgagaatatatagatataacatatatggatgagcagcgacagagcggctaagatgcaatagatagtaaagaatagatagaaggatacagtatacagtatatacatatatggatgagcagcgaCAGAGCAGATAGATgtaatagatagtaaagaatagatagaaggatacagtatatacatatatggatgagcagcgaCAGAGCAGATAGATGTAATAGacagtaaagaatagatagaaggatacagtatatacatatatggatgagcagcgacagagcggctaagatgcaatagatagtaaagaatagatagaaggatacagtatatacatatatggatgagcagcgacagagcggctaagatgcaatagatagtaaagaatagatagaaggatacagtatacagtatatacatatatggatgagcagcgacagagcggctaagatgcaatagatagtaaagaatagatagaaggatacagtatacagtatatacatatatggatgagcagtgacagagcggctaagatgcaatagatagtaaagaatagatagaaggatacagtatatacatatatggatgagcagcgacagagcggctaagatgcaatagatagtaaagaatagatagaaggatacagtatacagtatatacatatatggatgagcagcgacagagcggctaagatgcaatagatagtaaagaatagatagaaggatacagtatacagtatatacatatatggatgagcagcgacagagcggctaagatgcaatagatagtaaagaatagatagaaggatacagtatacagtatatacatatatggatgagcagtgacagagcggctaagatgcaatagatagtaaagaatagatagaaggatacagtatacagtatatacatatatggatgagcagtgacagagcggctaagatgcaatagatagtaaagaatagatagaaggatacagtatatacatatatggatgagcagtgacagagcggctaagatgcaatagatagtaaagaatagatagaaggatacagtatacagtatatacatatatggatgagcagtgacagagcggctaagatgcaatagatagtaaagaatagatagaaggatacagtatatacatatatggatgagcagtgacagagcggctaagatgcaatagatagtaaagaatagatagaaggatacagtatacagtatatacatatatggatgagcagcgacagagcggctaagatgcaatagatagtaaagaatagatagaaggatacagtatacagtatatacatatatggatgagcagtgacagagcggctaagatgcaatagatagtaaagaatagatagaaggatacagtatacagtatatacatatatggatgagcagcgacagagcggctaagatgcaatagatagtaaagaatagatagaaggatacagtatacagtatatacatatatggatgagcagcgacagagcggctaagatgcaatagatagtaaagaatagatagaaggacacagtatacagtatatacatatatggatgagcagtgacagagcggctaagatgcaatagatagtaaagaatagatagaaggatacagtatacagtatatacatatatggatgagcagtgacagagcggctaagatgcaatagatagtaaagaatagatagaaggatacagtatacagtatatacatatatggatgagcagcgacagagcggctaagatgcaatagatagtaaagaatagatagaaggatacagtatacagtatatacatatgagatgagtaatgcgagatatgtaaacattcttaaagtggcattattaaagtgactagtgttccattaattaagtggccaatgatatcaagtctgtaggtaggcagccacctctctgtgttagtggtggctgtttaacagtctgatggccttgagatagaagctgttttt contains these protein-coding regions:
- the LOC109883240 gene encoding ubiquitin-conjugating enzyme E2 L3-like isoform X2 — encoded protein: MKNFRNIQVDESNILTWQGLIVPDNAPYDKGAFRIELIFPAEYPFKPPKITFKTKIYHPNIDEKGQVCLPVISAENWKPATKTDQVIQSLIALVNDPQPEHPLRADLAEEYSKDRKKFFRNAEEFTKKHGERRPMD
- the LOC109883240 gene encoding ubiquitin-conjugating enzyme E2 L3-like isoform X1, with amino-acid sequence MAASRRLHKELEEIRKSGMKNFRNIQVDESNILTWQGLIVPDNAPYDKGAFRIELIFPAEYPFKPPKITFKTKIYHPNIDEKGQVCLPVISAENWKPATKTDQVIQSLIALVNDPQPEHPLRADLAEEYSKDRKKFFRNAEEFTKKHGERRPMD